A part of Melittangium boletus DSM 14713 genomic DNA contains:
- a CDS encoding urease accessory protein UreF: MGSSWRVLQLADSGFPTGGFAHSGGLEAAVQHGEVRGREGLERFARELLWQVGHGALPALGAAHREPERLGTWDARMEAFLTQHVANRASRTQGRAFLDTCARIFPEPVGPVRQSAREAGLRYHHAPLFGAVLRVLEVELLEAQRLLLFQSLRGTLSAAVRMGIVGTHESHQIQHGCAPLLDEVLAACSGLGLEALAQTSPLLDLLGSTQDRLYSRLFLS; encoded by the coding sequence ATGGGCTCCTCGTGGAGGGTGTTGCAGCTGGCGGACTCGGGCTTTCCCACCGGGGGCTTCGCGCACTCGGGAGGACTGGAAGCGGCGGTGCAGCACGGCGAGGTGCGCGGCCGCGAGGGGCTGGAGCGCTTCGCGCGCGAGCTGCTCTGGCAGGTGGGGCATGGCGCCCTCCCGGCGCTCGGGGCGGCCCACCGTGAGCCCGAGCGGCTGGGGACGTGGGACGCGCGGATGGAGGCGTTCCTCACCCAGCACGTGGCCAACCGGGCGAGCCGCACCCAGGGCCGGGCCTTCCTGGACACGTGTGCGCGCATCTTCCCCGAGCCCGTGGGGCCCGTGCGTCAGTCCGCGCGGGAGGCGGGCCTGCGCTACCACCATGCCCCCCTCTTCGGCGCGGTGCTCCGGGTGCTGGAGGTGGAACTGCTCGAGGCCCAGCGGTTGCTCTTGTTCCAGTCGCTCCGGGGGACGCTGTCGGCGGCGGTGCGCATGGGAATCGTCGGCACGCACGAGTCCCATCAAATCCAGCATGGCTGCGCCCCGCTGCTCGATGAAGTGCTCGCGGCGTGCTCCGGGCTCGGCCTGGAAGCGCTCGCCCAGACGTCCCCCCTGTTGGACCTGCTCGGGTCCACGCAGGACCGGCTCTATTCACGGCTTTTTCTCTCTTGA
- a CDS encoding urease accessory protein UreD, protein MASTPRREGSARLVFERVGPRTVVSTALAHSPLRLLTPRNHGHAAWVYTSSLGGGLVEGDRLHLDIEVAPGASALLSSQGSTRVYRSPRGCRSEVVARVGEGGLLALVPDPTVCFTGAHFTQCQEVQLAPGASLVLMDLVNAGRSANGERWAFTHFSSSLRVHQEGRALFDERWLLDPAHGPLPERLGRFDALATVLLVGPAFAAAREALSAQVGRLPVIPRAGLVCSVSPLGPEGLVLRAAATSAEALLRSAREWLGFLPGLLGDDPWARRA, encoded by the coding sequence ATGGCTTCCACCCCTCGGCGCGAGGGCAGCGCGCGGCTCGTCTTCGAGCGGGTGGGTCCGCGCACCGTGGTGAGCACCGCGCTCGCGCACAGTCCGCTGCGTCTGCTCACCCCGCGCAACCATGGCCACGCGGCCTGGGTCTACACCAGCTCGCTCGGGGGCGGCCTCGTGGAGGGGGACCGGCTCCACCTGGACATCGAGGTCGCACCGGGGGCCTCGGCGCTCCTGTCCAGCCAGGGCTCCACCCGCGTCTACCGCTCGCCTCGCGGTTGTCGGAGCGAGGTGGTGGCCCGGGTCGGGGAGGGCGGACTGCTCGCGCTGGTGCCGGACCCCACCGTGTGCTTCACCGGCGCCCACTTCACGCAGTGCCAGGAAGTCCAGCTCGCCCCGGGCGCCTCGCTCGTGCTGATGGACCTGGTCAACGCCGGCCGCAGCGCCAACGGCGAGCGCTGGGCCTTCACCCATTTCTCCTCCTCGCTCCGCGTCCATCAGGAGGGCCGCGCGTTGTTCGATGAGCGCTGGTTGCTCGACCCCGCCCACGGTCCGCTCCCCGAGCGCCTGGGCCGCTTCGACGCGCTCGCCACCGTGCTCCTGGTGGGCCCCGCGTTCGCCGCCGCCCGCGAGGCGCTGTCCGCCCAGGTGGGGCGCCTCCCCGTCATTCCCCGCGCGGGGCTCGTCTGCTCCGTGAGCCCGCTCGGGCCGGAGGGGCTGGTGCTTCGCGCCGCCGCCACCTCCGCCGAGGCCCTGTTGCGCTCGGCCCGGGAGTGGTTGGGCTTCCTCCCCGGTCTCCTGGGAGACGATCCCTGGGCCCGTCGCGCCTGA
- the ureA gene encoding urease subunit gamma — protein MHLTPRDIDKLLLHGAGFLAQKRLARGVRLNYPESVALIATQLLEFIRDGRGVAELMDLGRKLLGRAQVMEGVPEMVAEVQVEGTFPDGSKLVTVHHPIEAEHGDLSLALYGSFLPVPARERFSRASDAEVRPGEVLVAPGELVLNEGREAITLEVVNRGDRPIQVGSHYPFFETNRALLFDRTKAYGRRLDIPAGTAVRFEPGDPKTVSLVEIAGERVVRGGNALSSGPVTPENQGRALAELAARGFGHKEGA, from the coding sequence ATGCATCTGACGCCGCGCGACATCGACAAACTGCTGCTGCATGGGGCGGGCTTCCTGGCGCAGAAGCGCCTGGCCCGTGGCGTGCGGCTCAACTATCCCGAGTCCGTGGCGCTCATCGCCACCCAGCTGCTCGAGTTCATCCGCGATGGCCGGGGCGTGGCCGAGCTGATGGACCTGGGGCGCAAGCTGCTCGGGCGCGCGCAGGTGATGGAGGGCGTGCCGGAGATGGTGGCGGAGGTGCAGGTGGAGGGCACCTTCCCGGACGGCTCGAAGCTGGTGACGGTGCACCACCCCATCGAGGCCGAGCACGGAGACCTGTCGCTGGCGCTCTACGGCAGCTTCCTGCCGGTGCCCGCGCGGGAGCGCTTCTCGCGCGCGAGCGACGCCGAGGTGCGGCCGGGTGAGGTGCTGGTGGCGCCGGGCGAGCTGGTGCTCAACGAGGGCCGCGAGGCGATCACCCTGGAGGTCGTCAACCGGGGAGACCGTCCCATCCAGGTGGGCAGCCACTACCCCTTCTTCGAGACGAACCGGGCGCTGCTCTTCGATCGGACGAAGGCGTACGGACGGCGGTTGGACATCCCCGCGGGCACGGCGGTGCGCTTCGAGCCGGGAGATCCCAAGACGGTGTCGCTGGTGGAGATCGCCGGAGAGCGGGTGGTGCGGGGCGGTAACGCGTTGAGCTCCGGGCCGGTGACGCCGGAGAACCAGGGGCGCGCCCTGGCGGAGCTGGCCGCGCGTGGGTTTGGTCACAAGGAGGGCGCATGA
- a CDS encoding pyridoxal phosphate-dependent decarboxylase family protein, translating into MELPELGTNLLQHVPPRWISVAERYLKRVPVLRERLAKETDTMLAGLEGDLKPYRGQVPTHAQLPAQGLPREQVLREMGVMETREHERWKEGFVSGAVYHGDSEHIDFLNQVYALNSQSNPLHADLWPSATKFEAEVVAMTANMLGAAEANAGRPPEAHVCGSLSSGGTESILLAMKTYRDQAREERGITRPEMVAPASAHPAFEKAAHYFGIHMVRVPVGPDYRADVDAMRKAINRNTIVVIGSAPSFPHGVIDPIEQLSELARERGIGFHTDACLGGFVLPWARKLGYPVPDFDFRLPGVTSMSADTHKFGYAAKGTSVVLYRGSALRSHQYFTSTEWSGGIYFSPTFAGSRPGALIAAAWASLVSTGEAGYLESTRRILETADVLKRGIRAIPELYVLGEPLFVIAFGARGLDIYQVMERMGAKGWNLNGLHKPAAVHLCVTLRHTQPGVAERFLEDLKGAVEYVRAHPSDKGTMAPVYGLAATVPFRGLVSDLLKKYMDLISKV; encoded by the coding sequence ATGGAACTGCCCGAGCTGGGAACGAACCTGCTGCAGCATGTGCCCCCCCGATGGATCTCCGTCGCCGAGCGCTACCTCAAGCGCGTGCCCGTGTTGCGCGAGCGGCTGGCGAAGGAGACGGACACGATGCTGGCCGGGTTGGAAGGAGACCTCAAACCCTACCGGGGCCAGGTGCCCACCCATGCCCAGCTTCCCGCCCAGGGGCTGCCGCGAGAGCAGGTGCTGCGCGAGATGGGCGTGATGGAGACCCGGGAGCACGAGCGCTGGAAGGAGGGGTTCGTCTCGGGCGCCGTGTACCACGGTGACTCCGAGCACATCGACTTCCTCAACCAGGTGTACGCCCTCAACTCGCAGAGCAACCCGCTGCACGCGGACCTCTGGCCGAGCGCCACCAAGTTCGAGGCCGAGGTGGTGGCCATGACGGCGAACATGCTCGGCGCCGCCGAGGCCAACGCGGGCAGGCCCCCGGAAGCGCACGTGTGCGGCTCGCTCTCGTCGGGAGGCACGGAGAGCATCCTGCTGGCCATGAAGACGTACCGGGACCAGGCGCGCGAGGAGCGGGGCATCACCCGCCCGGAGATGGTGGCACCCGCGAGCGCCCACCCCGCCTTCGAGAAGGCCGCGCACTACTTCGGCATCCACATGGTGCGCGTCCCCGTGGGGCCGGACTACCGCGCCGACGTGGACGCCATGCGCAAGGCCATCAATCGCAACACCATCGTGGTCATCGGCTCGGCGCCCTCCTTCCCCCACGGCGTCATCGATCCCATCGAGCAGTTGTCCGAGCTGGCGCGCGAGCGGGGCATCGGCTTCCACACCGACGCGTGCCTGGGCGGCTTCGTGCTGCCGTGGGCGCGCAAGCTCGGCTATCCCGTGCCGGACTTCGACTTCCGGCTGCCCGGGGTGACGTCCATGTCCGCGGACACGCACAAGTTCGGCTACGCGGCCAAGGGCACGTCCGTGGTGCTCTACCGGGGCAGCGCGCTGCGCTCGCACCAGTACTTCACCTCCACCGAGTGGTCCGGCGGCATCTACTTCTCGCCCACCTTCGCCGGCAGCCGCCCGGGCGCGCTGATCGCGGCGGCCTGGGCCTCGCTCGTCTCCACCGGCGAGGCGGGCTACCTGGAGTCCACCCGGCGCATCCTGGAGACGGCGGACGTGCTCAAGCGCGGCATCCGCGCCATCCCCGAGCTGTACGTGCTCGGCGAGCCGCTGTTCGTCATCGCCTTCGGCGCGCGCGGCCTGGACATCTATCAAGTCATGGAGCGGATGGGGGCGAAGGGCTGGAATCTCAATGGCTTGCACAAACCCGCCGCCGTGCACCTGTGCGTCACCCTGCGGCACACCCAGCCCGGGGTGGCCGAGCGCTTCCTGGAGGATCTCAAGGGAGCCGTCGAGTACGTGCGAGCGCACCCGAGCGACAAGGGAACGATGGCGCCCGTCTACGGCCTGGCGGCCACCGTGCCCTTCCGGGGCCTCGTGAGCGACCTGCTCAAGAAGTACATGGACCTGATTTCCAAGGTGTGA
- a CDS encoding efflux RND transporter permease subunit, which yields MSNPTHKPPRFALAYANLMVRRPGLVLLVILALFGVCLWGTTKLTINSNQLDLISQDLPEVIEVKRVIDMVGGSGHLMLALRGDDEATLKKVADNLGAQLQTDTKNVRSVTWKLPVEFIQQNMALFIKTEDLAEGKRRIMAWLKDQLRRNNPFFIEIQKTEPVKLEMDDLINKYSSVGKKSIRDDYNISNDKKMVLMLIKPMWDSNQIGQTKEYIDQLRQKLAAYPGTPGAEGVKLVEDYDLMGDKKTVAYGFTGSYKTSVDDSYAIEESLQPVTLLALGAIFLITILAFRKWVPTIIVVTGTVIGTIITMGFTYVTVGELNMITSILGGLLMGFGIDYGIHFVFRTRLELGSGKPYDEAIRDAVVNAGRPALVAAVVTSGSFFVLMRSEFRGFSQFGFLSGVGTFIIGVLLFAWSPALLALIGRVNPEWPRKLIGEMKPPPVRNATGQEVRVPKPGLVLAIGTIVVTLLCLCCIHWTDTDIPTDRPATLAERIKGGIRFNYNSRALIPEGQPSVKLQDEIGKRFNISSDPIAVYSKTLEEARAIYDELTLNAKKYPTIDQVVSIYTFVPPPETAAANEKILKEWKEELVDVDVEALPPEAQEKAGLFMKMLEARPFDVHGVPENYAAQFIHLPETKPENHGYLTFIYPAVDLWDGKKMLDFADQTSAIHTPEVKDSTGKVIAPEQDRRAAGAAPLFARLARIVLSDGQWAVVLVTIWILFMHFLDFRSVTLALASVIPLTVGLAMMLGIMTLADLHLNFMNIIILPILLGFGVSHGLYLLHRYLEGTSPMVALRSVGAAVATSTLTTASGFAALLVASHNGLKSMGMVACIGLITTLVVSFTVLAAVMQVLWDRRERNSGDKGSNAPPAAERSDKPGHAA from the coding sequence ATGAGTAACCCGACCCACAAGCCGCCGCGCTTCGCCCTCGCCTACGCGAACCTCATGGTCCGCCGCCCAGGGCTCGTCCTCCTGGTGATTCTCGCGCTCTTTGGCGTGTGCCTGTGGGGGACGACGAAGCTCACCATCAACTCCAACCAGCTCGACCTCATCTCGCAGGACCTCCCCGAGGTCATCGAGGTCAAGCGCGTCATCGACATGGTGGGCGGCAGCGGCCACCTGATGCTCGCCCTGCGCGGGGATGACGAGGCCACGCTCAAGAAGGTGGCCGACAACCTCGGCGCCCAGCTCCAGACGGACACGAAGAACGTGCGCTCCGTGACCTGGAAGCTGCCCGTGGAGTTCATCCAGCAGAACATGGCCCTCTTCATCAAGACGGAGGACCTGGCCGAGGGCAAGCGCCGCATCATGGCGTGGCTCAAGGATCAGCTGCGCCGCAACAACCCCTTCTTCATCGAGATCCAGAAGACCGAGCCGGTGAAGTTGGAGATGGATGACCTCATCAACAAGTACAGCAGCGTCGGCAAGAAGAGCATCCGGGATGACTACAACATCTCGAACGACAAGAAGATGGTGCTCATGCTCATCAAGCCGATGTGGGACTCCAACCAGATCGGCCAGACGAAGGAGTACATCGACCAGCTGCGCCAGAAGCTCGCGGCCTACCCGGGCACGCCCGGCGCGGAGGGCGTGAAGCTCGTGGAGGACTACGATCTCATGGGCGACAAGAAGACGGTCGCCTATGGCTTCACGGGCTCGTACAAGACGTCGGTGGACGACTCCTACGCCATCGAGGAGTCGCTGCAGCCGGTGACGCTGCTGGCGCTCGGGGCCATCTTCCTCATCACCATCCTGGCCTTCCGCAAGTGGGTGCCCACCATCATCGTGGTGACGGGCACGGTGATTGGCACCATCATCACCATGGGCTTCACCTACGTGACCGTGGGCGAGCTGAACATGATCACCAGCATCCTCGGCGGATTGCTGATGGGCTTCGGCATCGACTACGGCATCCACTTCGTCTTCCGCACGCGCCTGGAGCTGGGCTCGGGCAAGCCCTATGACGAGGCCATCCGCGACGCGGTGGTGAACGCGGGCCGGCCCGCCCTGGTGGCCGCGGTGGTGACGTCCGGCTCGTTCTTCGTGCTCATGCGCAGCGAGTTCCGCGGCTTCAGCCAGTTCGGCTTCCTGTCCGGCGTGGGCACCTTCATCATCGGCGTGCTGCTCTTCGCCTGGAGCCCCGCGCTGCTCGCGCTGATCGGCCGCGTCAATCCCGAGTGGCCGCGCAAGCTCATCGGCGAGATGAAGCCGCCGCCCGTGCGCAACGCCACGGGCCAGGAAGTGCGCGTGCCCAAGCCGGGCCTGGTGCTCGCCATCGGCACCATCGTGGTGACGCTGCTGTGCCTGTGCTGCATCCACTGGACGGACACGGACATCCCCACGGATCGCCCCGCCACGCTCGCCGAGCGCATCAAGGGCGGCATCCGCTTCAACTACAACAGCCGCGCGCTCATCCCCGAGGGCCAGCCCTCGGTGAAGCTGCAGGATGAGATTGGCAAGCGCTTCAACATCTCCAGCGATCCCATCGCCGTCTATTCCAAGACGCTGGAGGAGGCGCGGGCCATCTATGACGAGCTGACCCTGAACGCGAAGAAGTACCCCACCATCGACCAGGTGGTGAGCATCTACACCTTCGTGCCGCCCCCGGAGACGGCCGCCGCCAACGAGAAGATCCTCAAGGAGTGGAAGGAGGAACTGGTGGACGTGGACGTCGAGGCGCTGCCGCCCGAGGCCCAGGAGAAGGCGGGCCTGTTCATGAAGATGCTGGAGGCCAGGCCCTTCGACGTGCACGGCGTGCCGGAGAACTACGCCGCGCAGTTCATCCACCTGCCGGAGACGAAGCCGGAGAACCACGGCTACCTCACGTTCATCTACCCGGCCGTGGACCTGTGGGATGGCAAGAAGATGCTCGACTTCGCGGACCAGACGAGCGCCATCCACACGCCGGAGGTCAAGGACTCCACGGGCAAGGTGATCGCTCCCGAGCAGGATCGCCGGGCCGCGGGCGCCGCGCCGCTGTTCGCCCGGCTCGCGCGCATCGTGCTGTCCGATGGCCAGTGGGCGGTGGTGCTCGTCACCATCTGGATTCTGTTCATGCACTTCCTGGACTTCCGCAGCGTGACGCTCGCGCTCGCCTCGGTCATCCCGCTCACGGTGGGCCTGGCGATGATGCTCGGCATCATGACGCTGGCGGATCTCCACCTGAACTTCATGAACATCATCATCCTGCCCATCCTCCTGGGCTTCGGCGTGAGTCACGGCCTCTACCTGCTGCACCGCTACCTGGAAGGCACCTCGCCCATGGTGGCCCTGCGCAGCGTGGGCGCCGCCGTGGCCACGTCCACGCTGACGACGGCCTCGGGCTTCGCCGCCCTGCTCGTCGCCAGCCACAACGGCCTCAAGTCCATGGGCATGGTGGCGTGCATCGGCCTCATCACCACGCTGGTGGTGTCCTTCACCGTGCTCGCCGCGGTGATGCAGGTGCTCTGGGACAGGCGGGAGCGCAACTCGGGCGACAAGGGGAGCAATGCGCCCCCCGCCGCCGAGCGCTCCGACAAGCCCGGACACGCCGCGTAG
- the ureC gene encoding urease subunit alpha, whose protein sequence is MSRKMDRRHYADMFGPTTGDRVRLGDTGLVARVEKDFTVYGDECKFGGGKVLRDGMGQKAGASDAEALDCVITNALIIDWTGIYKADIGIKAGRIAGIGKAGNPDVMAGVTPGLVVGVTTEAIAGEGLIVTAGGIDSHIHFICPQQADEAIASGITTWVGGGTGPATGTNATTCTPGSWNLRRMLEACDNIPLNIGLTGKGNSSRPEGLLEQIAAGAIGLKLHEDWGTTPATIDTCLSVAEGEDVQITIHTDTLNESGFVDDSMAAFKGRTIHTYHSEGAGGGHAPDIIRVCGEPNVLPSSTNPTRPYTVNTLDEHLDMLMVCHHLDREIPEDVAFAESRIRGATIAAEDVLHDLGAISMISSDSQAMGRVGEVITRTWQTAHKMREQRGRLSEEQGDNDNLRIRRYVAKYTINPAIAHGMAHEVGSVEAGKLADLVLWRPAFFGLRPELVIKGGFIAWSQMGDAGASIPTPQPYIMRPMFGARGRATGSTSIAFVSGRALAEGTVRGLGLAKQLVAVRRCRDIGKRDMKLNDALPVITVDSESYEVRADGQLLVCEPAVRLPLAQRYSLF, encoded by the coding sequence ATGAGCCGGAAGATGGATCGCCGTCACTACGCGGACATGTTCGGTCCCACCACGGGCGATCGCGTGCGCCTGGGCGACACGGGGCTGGTGGCGCGGGTGGAGAAGGACTTCACCGTCTACGGGGACGAGTGCAAGTTCGGCGGGGGCAAGGTGCTGCGCGACGGCATGGGCCAGAAGGCCGGCGCGAGCGATGCCGAGGCGCTCGACTGTGTCATCACCAACGCGCTCATCATCGACTGGACGGGCATCTACAAGGCGGACATCGGCATCAAGGCGGGGCGCATCGCCGGCATCGGCAAGGCGGGCAACCCGGACGTGATGGCGGGCGTGACGCCGGGCCTGGTGGTGGGCGTCACCACGGAGGCCATCGCCGGGGAAGGGCTCATCGTCACGGCGGGAGGTATCGACTCGCACATCCACTTCATCTGTCCCCAGCAGGCGGACGAGGCCATCGCGAGCGGCATCACCACCTGGGTGGGCGGCGGCACGGGACCGGCCACGGGCACCAACGCCACCACCTGTACGCCGGGCTCGTGGAACCTGCGGCGCATGCTCGAGGCCTGCGACAACATCCCGCTCAACATCGGCCTCACGGGCAAGGGCAACAGCTCGCGGCCCGAGGGCCTGCTGGAGCAGATCGCCGCGGGCGCCATCGGCCTCAAGCTGCACGAGGACTGGGGCACCACGCCCGCCACCATCGACACGTGCCTCTCCGTGGCCGAGGGCGAGGACGTGCAGATCACCATCCACACGGACACGCTCAACGAGTCGGGCTTCGTGGATGACTCCATGGCGGCGTTCAAGGGCCGCACCATCCACACCTACCACTCCGAGGGCGCGGGAGGCGGACACGCCCCGGACATCATCCGGGTGTGCGGCGAGCCCAACGTGCTGCCGAGCTCCACCAACCCCACGCGTCCGTACACGGTGAACACGCTGGACGAGCACCTGGACATGCTCATGGTGTGTCACCACCTGGACCGGGAGATTCCCGAGGACGTGGCCTTCGCGGAGAGCCGCATCCGGGGCGCGACGATCGCCGCGGAGGACGTGCTGCACGATCTGGGCGCCATCAGCATGATCTCCTCGGACAGCCAGGCGATGGGCCGGGTGGGCGAGGTCATCACCCGCACGTGGCAGACGGCGCACAAGATGCGCGAGCAGCGCGGGCGGTTGAGCGAGGAGCAGGGCGACAACGACAACCTGCGCATCCGCCGCTACGTGGCCAAGTACACCATCAACCCGGCCATCGCCCACGGCATGGCGCACGAGGTGGGCTCGGTGGAGGCGGGGAAGCTGGCGGACCTGGTGCTCTGGCGCCCCGCCTTCTTCGGCCTGCGTCCGGAGCTGGTCATCAAGGGCGGCTTCATCGCCTGGTCGCAGATGGGTGACGCGGGCGCGTCCATTCCCACGCCGCAGCCCTACATCATGCGGCCCATGTTCGGCGCGCGCGGGCGGGCCACGGGCTCCACGAGCATCGCCTTCGTGTCGGGACGCGCGCTGGCCGAGGGCACGGTGCGGGGGCTGGGCCTGGCCAAGCAGCTCGTCGCGGTGCGCCGGTGCCGCGACATCGGCAAGCGGGACATGAAGCTCAACGACGCCCTGCCCGTCATCACCGTGGACTCGGAGTCCTACGAGGTGCGCGCGGATGGGCAACTGCTCGTCTGCGAGCCCGCCGTCCGCTTGCCCCTGGCGCAGCGCTATTCATTGTTCTGA
- a CDS encoding xylulokinase yields the protein MVRSPVGYIIRVTTSSNASILAIDLGTSAVKLAAVTLRGKILGGTVEPLNLQLLPEGGAEQDPESWWAAIVRGTRRLLDSGAVSASDILGINASVQWSGTVAVDAHGKPLRPALIWMDSRGRGHVRRVAHGFPAIEGYGLRQLFSWVRITGGAPTLSGKDPLGHILYLQSEHPDVYRDTYKFLEPKDWLNQRLCGRFVSSHDTITLHWVTDNRDLSRVAYDEGLLRMTGLPRDKLPDLVPAATVLGPLVPEAARALGLSDTVQVISGAPDILAAAVGSGAVRDHEAHLCMGTSAWISCHVPYKKTDLLHQMGSLPSALPGRYLLTNEQDAAGICLTTLKDRLLFGPESTLPEAERFPLLEREAGQVAAGSDQLLFLPWLNGERSPVDDATLRGAFFNQSLQTTRGHLVRAVMEGVAYNTRWLFSYVEKFVGRRLDSVRIIGGGARSRLWCQIQADVLDRRIQQVDEPVLANARGAAFQAAVALGRLTVEDIPALVPIAETFEPNPRNRALYDELFGEFLHLYKSNKAIFARLNRERRA from the coding sequence ATGGTCCGGTCTCCCGTTGGCTACATTATCCGGGTGACCACCTCCAGCAACGCGTCCATCCTGGCCATCGATCTCGGGACCTCGGCCGTGAAGCTGGCCGCCGTCACCCTTCGCGGGAAGATCCTCGGCGGCACCGTGGAACCGCTCAACCTCCAGTTGCTCCCCGAGGGCGGCGCCGAGCAGGACCCCGAGTCCTGGTGGGCCGCCATCGTCCGGGGCACCCGCCGCCTGCTGGACTCGGGCGCCGTCTCCGCGAGCGACATCCTCGGCATCAACGCGAGTGTCCAGTGGTCCGGCACCGTCGCCGTCGACGCGCACGGCAAGCCCCTGCGGCCCGCCCTGATCTGGATGGACTCCCGGGGGCGCGGCCATGTCCGGCGCGTCGCCCACGGGTTTCCCGCGATCGAGGGGTATGGCCTCCGCCAGCTCTTCTCCTGGGTGCGCATCACCGGCGGCGCGCCCACCCTCTCGGGGAAGGATCCGCTCGGCCACATCCTCTACCTCCAGAGCGAGCACCCCGACGTCTACCGCGACACCTACAAGTTCCTGGAGCCCAAGGACTGGCTCAACCAGCGCCTGTGCGGGCGCTTCGTCTCCTCGCACGACACCATCACCCTGCACTGGGTGACGGACAACCGGGACCTCTCCCGCGTCGCCTATGACGAGGGGCTCCTGCGCATGACGGGCCTGCCCCGCGACAAGCTGCCCGACCTGGTCCCCGCCGCCACGGTGCTCGGGCCCCTCGTGCCCGAGGCCGCCCGGGCCCTCGGCTTGAGCGACACCGTGCAGGTCATCTCTGGTGCTCCGGACATCCTCGCGGCCGCCGTGGGCTCGGGCGCGGTGCGCGACCACGAGGCCCACCTGTGCATGGGGACGTCCGCGTGGATCAGCTGCCACGTGCCCTACAAGAAGACGGACCTGCTCCACCAGATGGGCAGCCTGCCCTCGGCGCTGCCGGGCCGCTATCTCCTCACCAACGAGCAGGACGCCGCCGGCATCTGCCTGACCACGCTCAAGGATCGCCTCCTCTTCGGCCCCGAGAGCACCCTCCCGGAGGCGGAGCGCTTCCCCCTGCTCGAGCGCGAGGCGGGACAAGTCGCCGCCGGAAGCGATCAGCTCCTCTTCCTGCCCTGGCTCAACGGCGAGCGCAGCCCCGTGGACGACGCCACCCTGCGCGGGGCCTTCTTCAACCAGTCCCTCCAGACGACCCGGGGGCACCTGGTGCGCGCCGTGATGGAGGGGGTGGCCTACAACACGCGCTGGCTCTTCTCCTACGTGGAGAAGTTCGTCGGCCGCCGGCTGGACTCGGTCCGCATCATCGGGGGCGGAGCGCGCTCGCGGCTGTGGTGTCAGATTCAAGCGGACGTGCTCGACCGGCGGATCCAACAGGTGGACGAGCCCGTGCTGGCCAATGCCCGGGGCGCGGCCTTCCAGGCGGCGGTGGCGCTCGGGCGGCTCACCGTGGAGGACATCCCCGCGCTCGTGCCCATCGCGGAGACGTTCGAGCCCAATCCCCGCAACCGCGCCCTCTACGACGAACTCTTCGGCGAATTCCTCCACCTCTACAAGAGCAACAAGGCCATCTTCGCGCGGCTCAACCGCGAGCGAAGGGCCTGA
- the ureG gene encoding urease accessory protein UreG has protein sequence MHDDHRGHDHGHDDSDHTHEEWEHPGHFHEREKPHRGDFTQRAFTIGIGGPVGSGKTALVLALCRAMRDTYRLGVVTNDIFTKEDAEFLVRNQALSPERIKAVETGGCPHAAIREDISHNLVALEELMEELKPELLIVESGGDNLAAQYSRELADYTVYVIDVAGGDKVPRKGGPGITQSDLLIINKTDLAPHVGADLSVMERDARKMRGDGPFVFTQVTKGVGLQTVIDHIVAAWRKATGPASPT, from the coding sequence ATGCACGACGACCACCGCGGCCATGACCATGGCCATGATGATTCCGACCACACGCACGAGGAGTGGGAGCACCCGGGACACTTCCACGAGCGCGAGAAGCCCCATCGGGGCGACTTCACGCAGCGCGCCTTCACCATCGGCATCGGCGGGCCGGTGGGCAGCGGCAAGACGGCGCTGGTGCTGGCGCTGTGCCGGGCGATGCGCGACACCTACCGGCTGGGCGTGGTGACCAACGACATCTTCACCAAGGAGGACGCCGAATTCCTCGTGCGCAACCAGGCCCTGTCGCCCGAGCGCATCAAGGCGGTGGAGACGGGCGGATGCCCCCATGCCGCCATCCGCGAGGACATCAGCCACAACCTCGTGGCGCTGGAAGAGCTGATGGAGGAGCTCAAGCCGGAGCTGCTCATCGTGGAGAGCGGCGGCGACAACCTGGCGGCGCAGTACAGCCGCGAGCTGGCCGACTACACCGTCTACGTCATCGACGTGGCGGGTGGGGACAAGGTGCCGCGCAAGGGCGGGCCGGGCATCACCCAGTCCGACCTGCTCATCATCAACAAGACGGACCTGGCGCCGCACGTGGGCGCGGACCTGTCGGTGATGGAGCGCGATGCCCGGAAGATGCGGGGAGACGGACCGTTCGTCTTCACCCAGGTCACCAAGGGCGTGGGCCTCCAGACGGTCATCGACCACATCGTGGCGGCGTGGCGCAAGGCCACGGGTCCCGCGTCCCCCACCTGA